In Ailuropoda melanoleuca isolate Jingjing chromosome 4, ASM200744v2, whole genome shotgun sequence, the following proteins share a genomic window:
- the MRPL30 gene encoding 39S ribosomal protein L30, mitochondrial isoform X1 produces the protein MEARRPPRKRTVTTVMAGILRSIVQRPPGRLQTVTKGMESLICTDWIRHKFTKSRIPDKVFQPSPADHEKYGGDPQHPHKLHIVTRIKSIKRRPYWEKDTIKMLGLEKAHTPQVHKNIPSVNAKLKVVKHLIRIKPLKLPQGLPSEEDMSNTCLKSTGELVVRWRLNPIDQEAVKS, from the exons ATGGAAGCCAGAAGGCCG CCTCGGAAGAGAACAGTCACCACGGTCATGGCAGGGATTTTGCGCTCAATAGTTCAGAGGCCCCCAGGAAGACTCCAA ACTGTGACAAAAGGTATGGAGTCTCTTATTTGCACGGATTGGATTCGTCACAAATTTACCAAGTCAAGAATTCCAGATAAA GTATTTCAGCCTTCACCTGCAGATCATGAAAAATATGGTGGGGATCCACAGCACCCTCATAAACTGCATATTGTTACcagaataaaaagtataaaaagacgTCCATATTGGGAAAAAGATACAATAAAGATGCTTGGATTAGAAAAA GCACATACTCCCCAAGTTCACAAGAATATCCCTTCAGTGAATGCAAAACTGAAAGTGGTTAAACATTTGATAAG GATCAAGCCCCTGAAGTTGCCCCAAGGACTTCCATCAGAGGAGGACATGTCTAACACGTGTCTCAAGAGCACTGGGGAATTAGTGGTGCGGTGGCGTCTAAACCCCATAGATCAGGAAGCAGTTAAGTCCTAA
- the MRPL30 gene encoding 39S ribosomal protein L30, mitochondrial isoform X2 has translation MAGILRSIVQRPPGRLQTVTKGMESLICTDWIRHKFTKSRIPDKVFQPSPADHEKYGGDPQHPHKLHIVTRIKSIKRRPYWEKDTIKMLGLEKAHTPQVHKNIPSVNAKLKVVKHLIRIKPLKLPQGLPSEEDMSNTCLKSTGELVVRWRLNPIDQEAVKS, from the exons ATGGCAGGGATTTTGCGCTCAATAGTTCAGAGGCCCCCAGGAAGACTCCAA ACTGTGACAAAAGGTATGGAGTCTCTTATTTGCACGGATTGGATTCGTCACAAATTTACCAAGTCAAGAATTCCAGATAAA GTATTTCAGCCTTCACCTGCAGATCATGAAAAATATGGTGGGGATCCACAGCACCCTCATAAACTGCATATTGTTACcagaataaaaagtataaaaagacgTCCATATTGGGAAAAAGATACAATAAAGATGCTTGGATTAGAAAAA GCACATACTCCCCAAGTTCACAAGAATATCCCTTCAGTGAATGCAAAACTGAAAGTGGTTAAACATTTGATAAG GATCAAGCCCCTGAAGTTGCCCCAAGGACTTCCATCAGAGGAGGACATGTCTAACACGTGTCTCAAGAGCACTGGGGAATTAGTGGTGCGGTGGCGTCTAAACCCCATAGATCAGGAAGCAGTTAAGTCCTAA